In the Sulfurovum sp. UBA12169 genome, GTTTTTTTGGGAGAAATAAAAGAGGAAAATTCTATTATCAATCAAATGCAGGATATTACTTCTTTGAAAAACAAAATCGATATCTTTGGATTGGGATATTTTGGACATCCGCCTAAGATTTTTTTTGCCAAATCTCAAGAAAAACCACTCTTTGCTAAAGCCAAAGAGTTTACGGATGCGGGTTTCAGTCTTCACTCTTTTAAGCCGCATATCACACTTTGCCATATCAAAGCCATACATGATGAGAGGGCCTACGAAAAAACACTTAAATACCATCAAGATAAAATATTGGGATCCATACTCCCTTGCATCTCACTTTATCAAAGCATTCTGGACAAAAAATGTGCACACTATCGGCGTATTTTTGATATAAAAAAATGAATACCATACAGATTCTTTCTCATCAAAAAACGTGCTCTTTGCAACAACTGCCAAAAGATAAGGAAACGCTGCAGTGTGATCTTTTGGTTAGATCACAACGTTAAAAAATCATCCCGTCAACAGGCGATGAAGCCGTAGCAAAGGGTCTCTTGGGGATACGTCCCGCGAGGTAACTCATACGGCCTGCCTTGACGGCGTACTTCATCGCTTCTGCCATCAGGATAGGATTTCTTGCTCCCGC is a window encoding:
- a CDS encoding RNA 2',3'-cyclic phosphodiesterase; this encodes MRLFIASPVALHEYASIKKDFSKIIEGKWVEEENLHLTWVFLGEIKEENSIINQMQDITSLKNKIDIFGLGYFGHPPKIFFAKSQEKPLFAKAKEFTDAGFSLHSFKPHITLCHIKAIHDERAYEKTLKYHQDKILGSILPCISLYQSILDKKCAHYRRIFDIKK